A section of the Leptotrichia buccalis C-1013-b genome encodes:
- the dinB gene encoding DNA polymerase IV, protein MEERRIYLHYDMDAFFAAIEQRDNKELRGKPIAIGHGVVTTASYEARKFGIKSAMPTVQAKRLCPSLIVVSLRKDIYFEEGRRIQGLIKNILKKCEFTSVDEGYIDITEFIQNKNIKLDKRDEILKIERFIKKFKQYIYDNSKLTCSVGIGFSKISAKIASDINKPNGYFIFKNREHFLEYIYDKNLAIIPGIGKKTREVLKLFNTTTVFQLYEIEKNELIRRFGMSKGEYLYNTVRGLHFTEINTDRKRQSYGHEITFNREENDISIIYDELKKQSNKLSRKLIEKNEFAKTVTVKIRYSNFVTHTRSRTLENATNNENKIYEATLENLNFFEKKDEIRLIGVQLSSILKSNVVQLSFNDLK, encoded by the coding sequence ATGGAAGAAAGAAGAATTTATTTGCATTATGATATGGATGCTTTTTTTGCCGCAATTGAACAGCGGGATAATAAAGAACTTAGGGGAAAGCCTATTGCAATAGGGCATGGAGTTGTTACAACAGCAAGCTATGAAGCTAGAAAATTTGGTATAAAATCAGCAATGCCAACAGTTCAGGCTAAACGGCTATGTCCCAGCCTTATTGTTGTGAGCCTTAGAAAAGATATTTATTTTGAAGAGGGCAGAAGAATACAGGGATTAATAAAAAATATTTTGAAAAAGTGTGAATTTACTTCTGTCGATGAAGGTTATATTGATATTACAGAATTTATTCAAAATAAAAATATAAAACTTGATAAAAGAGATGAAATCTTAAAAATTGAAAGATTTATAAAAAAATTTAAGCAATATATTTATGATAATTCTAAGCTTACCTGTTCAGTTGGAATAGGATTTAGCAAAATTAGTGCAAAAATTGCAAGTGATATTAATAAACCAAATGGTTACTTTATATTTAAGAATCGAGAACATTTTTTGGAATATATTTATGATAAAAATTTAGCTATAATTCCTGGAATTGGGAAAAAAACTAGAGAAGTATTAAAGTTATTTAATACGACAACTGTTTTTCAGCTTTACGAAATTGAGAAAAATGAATTAATTAGAAGATTTGGAATGAGTAAAGGAGAATATTTGTATAATACAGTTCGTGGTTTACATTTTACGGAAATAAATACGGATAGAAAAAGGCAGTCGTATGGACATGAAATAACATTTAATCGGGAAGAAAATGATATTTCCATAATATATGATGAATTAAAAAAGCAATCTAACAAGTTAAGTCGTAAACTTATCGAAAAAAATGAATTTGCAAAGACAGTTACAGTAAAAATTCGATATTCAAATTTTGTTACTCACACTCGTTCCAGAACTTTGGAAAATGCTACAAATAATGAAAATAAAATTTATGAAGCGACTCTTGAAAATCTAAATTTTTTTGAAAAAAAAGATGAAATAAGGCTCATTGGAGTACAATTAAGTTCAATATTAAAAAGTAATGTTGTCCAGTTATCATTTAATGACTTAAAATAA